In Schizosaccharomyces osmophilus chromosome 2, complete sequence, the following proteins share a genomic window:
- the lcf1 gene encoding long-chain-fatty-acid-CoA ligase Lcf1 has product MKVQGKSVSEAKAHETGIVRNVNATKELPTVLDNETRTLYDLLANAVKRYGDKHAVGYRDLVKEHVEEKMITKVVNNEKTEIPKKWSYFELSDYKYLSFNQFYEKTMRLAGGLRKLGLKAGDKLELYASTTACWFMMAHAAMSQSMSIITAYETLGEEGLLHSLRETGVQAIYTEANHLKSLVNPLKEVNLHYIIYRGEANPEDIEALKQSRSDIKLISYEELESASEPAAPEPPSPEDLCCTMYTSGSTGLPKGVLLTHKNMVALVTGVCKVIPEVTSRDYLLAYLPLAHILEFAFENLCLAWGGTIGYAGVRTLTDASCRNCHGDILSFKPTIMVGVPAVWEMVRKGITSKLGAASSVKRSVFWAAYHAKIRMMRHGIPGSSFFDAAVFNKIRSAGTGGRLRYVLSGGSALSPDTKQFLSVVLCPVLIGYGLTEVSAAAMIETPSTFNIDDSAGVILPCTELKLIDCEEGSYYTNSNPPRGEILLRGPSLTQGYLNRKQENKESFSEDGWFMTGDVGELTPHGLLRIIDRKKNLVKTQNGEYIALEKLESRYRSSSLVANICVYADQSKVKPIAVIVPNEAAVHKLAVEKAGVDDSTSWESVCKNKKVRHMVLEDLLKIGRSHRFSNIELLQNVVLVPIEFTSENGLVTAAQKLQRRKIVEHFSKDVNEAYAE; this is encoded by the exons ATGAAAGTTCAAGGAAAAT CTGTCTCTGAGGCGAAAGCTCATGAAACAGGAATTGTTCGGAATGTAAATGCCACGAAGGAACTTCCTACTGTTTTGGACAACGAAACAAGAACCTTGTATGATCTTTTAGCAAATGCAGTCAAACGCTATGGAGACAAGCATGCTGTAGGTTATCGAGATCTAGTTAAGGAGCATGTGGAAGAGAAGATGATTACGAAGGttgtaaacaatgaaaagacAGAAATCCCAAAGAAGTGGTCGTATTTTGAGCTTTCTGACTACAAATACCTTAGCTTCAACCAATTCTATGAAAAGACCATGCGCCTTGCTGGTGGGTTGCGTAAACTTGGTTTGAAAGCAGGTGACAAGTTGGAACTTTATGCTTCTACTACCGCTTGTTGGTTCATGATGGCTCATGCCGCTATGTCTCAGTCTATGTCGATTATTACAGCTTATGAAACTTTGGGTGAGGAAGGTCTTTTGCATTCTTTACGTGAAACCGGTGTGCAGGCAATCTATACCGAAGCCAATCATTTGAAGAGCCTTGTCAATCCTTTGAAGGAAGTCAACTTACACTACATTATCTACCGTGGTGAAGCTAATCCTGAAGACATTGAAGCACTAAAGCAATCTCGCTCAGACATTAAGTTAATCTCCTATGAGGAACTTGAGTCTGCTTCGGAACCTGCTGCTCCTGAACCTCCTTCCCCTGAAGACCTTTGTTGTACTATGTATACTTCTGGTAGTACTGGCCTCCCTAAGGGTGTATTGTTGACACATAAAAACATGGTAGCTTTGGTAACAGGTGTCTGCAAGGTCATTCCAGAAGTTACTTCTCGAGACTATCTTTTGGCATATCTTCCATTGGCACACATTCTAGAGTTTGCGTTTGAAAATTTATGCTTGGCTTGGGGTGGTACCATTGGCTATGCCGGTGTTCGTACCCTGACGGATGCGAGCTGCAGAAACTGTCATGGTGATatactttctttcaaacCTACGATTATGGTGGGAGTCCCTGCAGTTTGGGAGATGGTCCGTAAGGGTATAACCAGCAAGTTGGGTGCTGCTTCCTCTGTCAAGAGGTCTGTTTTCTGGGCTGCTTACCACGCCAAGATTCGTATGATGCGCCATGGAATTCCTGGcagttctttctttgatgcCGCTGTCTTTAATAAAATCCGCAGTGCCGGTACTGGTGGTCGCTTACGTTACGTGTTGTCGGGTGGTTCAGCCTTGTCTCCCGATacaaagcaatttttgAGTGTCGTTCTTTGCCCAGTTTTGATCGGATATGGTTTGACCGAGGTTAGTGCCGCTGCAATGATCGAAACGCCTTCTACCTTCAACATTGATGACTCTGCCGGTGTCATTTTACCTTGCACGGAACTGAAATTAATTGATTGTGAAGAAGGTTCTTACTATACAAACTCCAATCCTCCTCGTGGTGAGATTTTACTTCGTGGACCTTCTTTGACACAGGGTTACTTGAATCGTAAGCAAGAAAATAAGGAGAGTTTCAGCGAGGACGGCTGGTTCATGACGGGTGATGTTGGAGAATTGACTCCTCATGGATTATTAAGAATTATCGACCGTAAAAAGAATCTTGTCAAGACCCAAAACGGTGAATATATTGCCTTGGAGAAGTTGGAATCTCGATACCGTTCGAGCTCTCTTGTTGCTAACATTTGCGTCTACGCTGACCAATCGAAGGTCAAACCTATTGCCGTTATTGTGCCTAACGAAGCCGCTGTTCACAAGTTGGCCGTGGAAAAAGCAGGCGTTGACGACAGCACCTCTTGGGAGAGTGTTTGTAAAAACAAGAAGGTGCGTCATATGGTTCTGGAAgatcttttgaaaattggACGTTCTCATCGTTTTTCCAACATTGAACTTCTTCAAAACGTCGTCCTTGTTCCTATTGAATTTACTTCAGAAAATGGTTTGGTTACAGCTGCTCAAAAGCTTCAACGTCGTAAAATCGTAGAACACTTCAGCAAGGATGTTAATGAAGCGTATGCTGAGTAA